A DNA window from Caulobacter mirabilis contains the following coding sequences:
- a CDS encoding TonB-dependent receptor: MIRSKFRAVALAGVALGAFGAPAFAAESGAGNPADDTTLEEVVVTAEKRVENLTKVAASVSAITSEKMEEAGLSRLTDYAAYIPGFNVNDGGSPGQVTVTLRGIAAVGPGSLVGFYLGDAPMGSSTNYARSTTFSLDLMPYDLERLEVLRGPQGTLYGSGAMGGIVKYVLKAPKIGAFSAEAGGELSYTENANGLSKGLRAAVNVPVSDTFAFRVSAYDYEGAGYTDNTLLKIRGTDANRRYGGRIAAQWRPTDDLEVDLNAFFVRIDSEDNAFASLGVKQTAAAPGALHPTLTKSFPFGELGQNLPFREPFQKSIDYYSATVKWDPGPVQVISSTTWSRTKTHQVRDMSATYGAYTLLAGIPPGVSKLDLSMALDKFSQEIRVVSPSAGRFEWMAGAFYTHEDSSNVQEVTVLDSAYRPINSPIFSPLFLYGALPTKYREFAVFGNATYKFSETFDITAGARFAHNDQDFRQISYGYPLNGAVDSPGKSKEDVKTWMVNARYHFDRNSMFYARVATGYRPGGPNNVLPGVEPTVNADTLISYEAGLKSSFWSGRAAVNATLYYIDWSGIQLSVNNASNTASYLANAGDAFSKGVELEGVVRPIPGLTVGGNVAYNKAELTRLARGAPAFLLGEQLPGVPTYRAGAYVEYAWDLGDDWRATVGATATYSGERWTAAPTRTGYNNETKDEAYTLVDLRGGFSNGRYSFNIFARNVTDERVYLNGVLLTDRVTRQVFQMNATPLTPRTVGVSASVKF, encoded by the coding sequence ATGATCAGGTCGAAGTTTCGGGCGGTGGCCCTGGCGGGCGTGGCGCTCGGCGCGTTCGGCGCGCCGGCGTTCGCGGCGGAAAGCGGCGCCGGAAATCCGGCTGACGACACGACGCTCGAGGAGGTGGTGGTCACCGCCGAGAAGCGCGTGGAGAACCTGACCAAGGTCGCGGCTTCGGTCAGCGCGATCACCAGCGAGAAGATGGAGGAGGCGGGGCTTAGCCGGCTGACGGACTACGCCGCCTACATTCCCGGATTCAACGTCAACGACGGCGGCTCGCCCGGCCAGGTCACCGTGACCCTGCGGGGCATCGCCGCCGTCGGACCGGGATCGCTGGTCGGGTTCTATCTGGGCGACGCGCCCATGGGGTCGAGCACCAACTACGCCCGTTCGACCACCTTCTCGCTCGACCTCATGCCCTACGATCTCGAGCGTCTGGAGGTGCTGCGGGGCCCTCAGGGAACGCTCTACGGCTCGGGCGCCATGGGCGGCATCGTCAAGTATGTGCTCAAGGCCCCGAAGATCGGCGCCTTCTCCGCGGAAGCCGGCGGCGAACTGTCCTACACCGAGAACGCCAACGGCCTGAGCAAGGGGTTGCGGGCGGCGGTCAACGTGCCCGTCAGCGACACCTTCGCGTTCCGGGTCAGCGCCTACGACTATGAAGGCGCCGGCTATACCGACAACACGCTCCTGAAGATCCGCGGCACCGACGCCAATCGCCGGTACGGCGGCAGGATCGCGGCCCAGTGGAGGCCGACGGACGACCTGGAGGTCGACCTCAACGCCTTCTTCGTCCGTATCGATTCCGAGGACAACGCCTTCGCCAGCCTCGGCGTCAAACAGACGGCGGCGGCGCCCGGCGCCCTGCATCCGACCCTGACGAAGAGCTTCCCGTTCGGGGAACTCGGCCAGAATCTGCCGTTCCGGGAGCCGTTCCAGAAAAGCATCGACTACTACTCGGCGACCGTGAAATGGGATCCGGGCCCGGTGCAGGTGATCTCGTCGACGACCTGGTCTCGCACCAAGACCCACCAGGTCCGGGACATGAGCGCGACCTACGGCGCCTATACCCTGTTGGCGGGGATACCGCCCGGCGTCTCCAAGCTCGACCTGTCCATGGCCCTGGACAAGTTCAGCCAGGAGATCCGCGTCGTCTCGCCCAGCGCCGGTCGTTTCGAATGGATGGCGGGCGCCTTCTATACGCACGAGGACAGCAGCAACGTGCAGGAGGTGACGGTCCTGGATTCGGCCTATCGGCCCATCAACAGTCCGATCTTCTCGCCGCTGTTCCTCTATGGCGCGCTGCCGACGAAGTACCGAGAATTCGCCGTGTTCGGCAACGCGACCTACAAGTTCAGCGAGACGTTCGATATCACGGCCGGCGCCCGCTTCGCGCACAACGACCAGGACTTCCGCCAGATCAGCTACGGGTATCCGCTGAACGGGGCGGTCGACTCTCCCGGCAAGTCAAAGGAAGACGTGAAGACCTGGATGGTCAACGCGCGCTACCATTTCGACCGCAACAGCATGTTCTACGCGCGCGTCGCGACGGGATACCGTCCGGGCGGCCCCAACAACGTGCTCCCGGGCGTCGAGCCGACGGTCAACGCCGATACGCTGATCAGCTATGAAGCGGGCCTCAAGTCGAGCTTCTGGTCCGGACGGGCCGCCGTCAACGCCACCCTGTACTACATCGACTGGTCGGGCATTCAGCTCAGCGTCAACAACGCCTCCAACACCGCCAGCTACCTGGCGAACGCGGGCGACGCCTTCAGCAAGGGCGTCGAACTGGAAGGCGTCGTGCGGCCGATCCCGGGCCTTACCGTCGGCGGCAACGTCGCCTACAACAAGGCCGAGCTCACCCGCCTGGCGCGCGGCGCTCCGGCCTTCCTGCTCGGCGAGCAGCTGCCCGGCGTGCCGACCTACAGGGCCGGCGCCTATGTAGAATATGCGTGGGACCTCGGCGACGACTGGCGGGCGACGGTCGGGGCGACCGCCACCTATTCCGGCGAGCGATGGACGGCCGCGCCGACGCGCACGGGCTACAACAACGAGACCAAGGACGAAGCCTACACCCTCGTCGACCTGCGCGGCGGTTTCTCGAACGGCCGCTACTCGTTCAACATCTTCGCCCGCAACGTCACGGACGAGCGCGTCTATCTCAACGGCGTGCTCCTGACCGATCGCGTGACGCGCCAGGTCTTTCAGATGAACGCCACGCCGCTGACCCCTCGGACCGTCGGCGTCAGCGCCAGTGTGAAGTTCTAG
- a CDS encoding RNA polymerase sigma factor → MGRELCLSAPDREEARRAEEISTRCGEALRGFFARRLSIRADVEDLTQEACARVLRRGRVGEIENLDGYLFQVAANLLRERNRQRRRRHADAHVEFEEADVGLWDELSPERVLLGREAYGAAMAALMELPERARRIFMLNRFEEVPGAEIASRLGVSVSTVEKDMMRVVAHLRGRLQ, encoded by the coding sequence ATGGGGCGTGAACTTTGCCTGTCGGCGCCTGACCGCGAGGAAGCGCGCCGTGCCGAGGAAATCTCGACCCGGTGCGGCGAAGCCCTGCGCGGGTTCTTCGCCCGCAGACTCTCCATTCGCGCCGACGTCGAGGATCTTACCCAGGAAGCCTGCGCACGGGTGTTGAGGCGGGGGCGGGTCGGCGAGATCGAGAACCTCGACGGCTACCTGTTCCAGGTCGCCGCGAACCTGTTGCGCGAACGCAATCGCCAGCGGCGCCGGCGTCACGCCGATGCGCACGTCGAGTTCGAGGAGGCCGACGTCGGGCTCTGGGATGAACTGTCGCCCGAACGGGTGCTGCTCGGGCGGGAGGCGTACGGCGCGGCTATGGCGGCCCTGATGGAGCTTCCCGAACGCGCCCGGCGAATCTTCATGCTCAACAGGTTCGAGGAGGTGCCTGGGGCCGAAATCGCAAGCCGGCTGGGCGTGTCGGTGAGCACGGTCGAGAAGGACATGATGCGCGTGGTCGCGCATCTCCGCGGACGGCTGCAGTAG
- a CDS encoding serine hydrolase domain-containing protein, producing the protein MRSPRRYPCAAALAAFFVAGGLSSAAAAAATPPASRATASDATFARLDARFARLVADDHVPGLVYGVVIDGALVHVGAFGVQDAASRRPVEPGSVFRIASMTKNFTALMVLRLRDDGKLRLDDPVARYVPELRSLAYPTTDAAPITVRDLLVHSSGLVTDNPWGDRQLDMSEAAFSKLMQGGLGFARAPGLAHEYSNTSYAILGRVVANVAGAPYAEAVDAALLKPLGMTASYWKVGQVPASRRALGYSWADGAWRQEPVLDDGAFAAAGGLHTTAGDYGRYVAWLLSAWPPRDGPDDGILKRSSMREIVQGEGFVELTPGRPRSDDKPCPTPRTYGMGMYALADCELGAMLSHSGSLPGYTSYVVLSPSRRTGVFAFANLTRAPLPAAVWDAMRMLDDDGRLRRALSAPSPALVEAKAAILEAYGAGDIAAIEARLASNMLLDRPGPAWRADLGALRAAVGECSRFSGFDARSLRSASFTLECRAGEIRGSVLLAPTSATLIQRLVLTAKPLASGR; encoded by the coding sequence GGCCGCGGCCGCGACGCCGCCCGCGTCCCGCGCCACGGCGTCGGACGCGACGTTCGCCAGGCTGGATGCACGTTTCGCCCGATTGGTCGCGGACGACCACGTTCCGGGCCTGGTCTACGGCGTGGTGATCGACGGGGCCCTGGTCCATGTCGGCGCGTTCGGCGTCCAGGACGCCGCCAGCCGTCGACCGGTCGAGCCGGGAAGCGTCTTCCGTATCGCCTCGATGACCAAGAACTTCACCGCGCTGATGGTCCTGCGCCTGCGGGACGACGGCAAGCTGCGGCTCGACGATCCGGTCGCCCGGTACGTGCCGGAACTCCGGAGCCTCGCCTATCCGACCACGGACGCGGCGCCGATCACGGTCCGCGACCTGCTTGTCCACTCGTCCGGTCTGGTGACCGACAATCCTTGGGGCGATCGCCAGCTCGACATGAGCGAAGCGGCCTTCTCCAAGCTCATGCAGGGCGGCCTCGGCTTCGCGCGGGCTCCCGGGCTCGCGCACGAGTATTCCAACACGAGCTACGCGATCCTCGGCCGTGTGGTCGCCAATGTCGCGGGCGCGCCCTATGCCGAGGCGGTCGACGCCGCGCTGCTGAAGCCGCTCGGGATGACCGCTTCCTACTGGAAGGTCGGCCAGGTTCCCGCTTCCCGGCGCGCGCTCGGCTACAGCTGGGCCGACGGAGCCTGGCGCCAGGAACCGGTGCTCGACGACGGCGCTTTCGCCGCCGCCGGCGGACTCCATACGACGGCCGGGGACTATGGCCGCTACGTCGCCTGGCTGCTCTCCGCCTGGCCGCCGCGCGACGGGCCGGACGACGGGATCCTCAAACGCAGCAGCATGCGGGAAATCGTCCAGGGGGAGGGGTTCGTCGAACTGACGCCCGGTCGCCCACGCTCGGATGACAAGCCCTGTCCGACCCCCCGCACCTATGGAATGGGGATGTACGCCCTGGCCGACTGCGAGCTGGGGGCGATGCTGAGTCACTCCGGCAGCCTGCCGGGGTACACGTCCTATGTCGTCCTGTCGCCTAGCCGGCGAACGGGAGTCTTCGCGTTCGCCAACCTGACGCGGGCTCCGTTGCCGGCCGCGGTCTGGGACGCCATGCGCATGCTGGACGACGATGGACGCCTGCGCCGCGCCCTGTCCGCGCCGAGTCCAGCCCTGGTCGAGGCGAAGGCGGCCATTCTCGAGGCCTATGGGGCCGGCGACATCGCGGCGATCGAGGCGCGGCTGGCTTCCAACATGCTGCTCGATCGGCCGGGCCCGGCATGGCGCGCCGATCTGGGGGCTCTACGGGCCGCGGTCGGCGAGTGTTCCAGGTTCAGCGGTTTCGACGCGCGATCGTTGCGATCGGCGAGCTTCACGCTTGAATGCCGGGCCGGCGAGATCCGGGGATCGGTTCTTCTCGCTCCCACCTCCGCGACGCTGATCCAGCGCCTTGTTCTAACGGCGAAACCTCTTGCGAGCGGACGCTAA